A part of Bacteroidia bacterium genomic DNA contains:
- a CDS encoding PepSY-like domain-containing protein has product MKKMLLFLAMTSIVSLASAQKCQEKDVPSAVKDKFVSLYPSNKVEKWEKDGSNYDACFEQTKKKIKVTFSASGTLVKTETKISVIELPQTVKDYANRNYPGKKISDASKVVDIDNTTTYKIEVNDLKLVIDSNGNLIQSKKD; this is encoded by the coding sequence ATGAAAAAAATGTTATTATTTTTAGCGATGACTTCTATTGTAAGTCTTGCTTCAGCTCAAAAATGCCAAGAAAAAGACGTCCCATCCGCTGTGAAAGATAAATTTGTTTCTCTTTATCCAAGCAATAAGGTGGAAAAATGGGAGAAAGATGGAAGTAATTATGATGCCTGTTTCGAGCAAACAAAAAAGAAAATTAAAGTCACTTTTTCTGCGTCTGGAACGCTTGTAAAAACGGAAACTAAAATTTCGGTTATTGAGCTTCCTCAAACGGTAAAAGATTATGCGAATAGAAATTATCCAGGAAAGAAAATTTCAGATGCTTCTAAAGTGGTTGATATTGATAATACAACAACTTATAAAATCGAAGTGAATGATTTGAAATTGGTGATTGATTCAAATGGTAATCTAATCCAATCAAAAAAGGATTAA